A region of Acidobacteriota bacterium DNA encodes the following proteins:
- a CDS encoding RluA family pseudouridine synthase: MKAVVPGPSSLLEDLERLVPGASRRTLRQMLAQGRVRVNGEIRRLAAHPLSPGDTVEIGGRTAPSPLPRGLEILHEDDALLVIRKPTGLLTVATLHEKERTAYAYLRAYVKAREPRRRLYIVHRLDKFASGILVFAKSEPVQSALQDIFSRHDIERKYWAIVEGSVRQDQGTIRSRLVQDRSLRMHST, from the coding sequence ATGAAAGCCGTAGTCCCCGGACCGAGTTCCCTCCTCGAGGACCTGGAGCGCCTGGTCCCCGGCGCCTCGCGCCGCACCCTGCGGCAGATGCTGGCCCAGGGGCGCGTCAGGGTCAACGGCGAAATCCGCCGGCTCGCCGCGCACCCGCTCTCCCCCGGCGACACCGTCGAAATCGGCGGCCGCACGGCCCCCTCGCCGCTCCCCCGCGGGCTCGAAATCCTCCACGAAGACGACGCCCTGCTCGTCATCCGCAAGCCGACGGGGCTTCTGACCGTCGCCACGCTGCACGAGAAGGAACGCACCGCGTACGCCTACCTGCGCGCCTACGTCAAGGCGCGTGAACCGCGGCGCCGGCTCTATATCGTCCACCGCCTCGACAAGTTCGCCAGCGGCATCCTCGTCTTCGCCAAATCGGAGCCGGTGCAGTCGGCGCTCCAGGACATCTTCAGCCGGCACGACATCGAACGCAAGTACTGGGCCATCGTGGAAGGGTCGGTGAGACAGGACCAGGGGACGATCCGGAGCCGCCTCGTCCAGGACCGTTCCCTGCGCATGCATTCGACCG
- a CDS encoding NUDIX hydrolase, whose protein sequence is MAHGNPEADILDHREVYSGRIVDLHVDTIRQESGAETIREVVRHPGGVAAVPVLGDGRVLLIRQFRYPLGKFIFELPAGKLDSGQSPRDTMARELEEEIGRSAGSLTHECAFYTSPGFCDESIHLFVARDLAPTGQRLEEGEHITVEPRTLAECLEMIETGEIEDAKTILGILWYRMKYAAPGGSNSG, encoded by the coding sequence ATGGCGCACGGGAACCCGGAAGCGGATATCCTGGATCACCGCGAGGTCTACAGCGGAAGAATCGTCGATCTTCATGTCGACACCATCCGGCAGGAATCGGGGGCCGAGACGATCCGCGAGGTGGTGCGCCACCCCGGCGGGGTGGCCGCGGTCCCGGTCCTCGGGGACGGCCGGGTCCTGCTCATCCGCCAGTTCCGCTACCCCCTGGGGAAATTCATCTTCGAGCTCCCCGCCGGGAAGCTCGACAGCGGCCAGAGCCCCAGGGACACCATGGCGCGCGAACTGGAGGAGGAGATCGGCCGCTCGGCCGGGAGCCTGACGCACGAATGCGCCTTCTATACCTCCCCCGGGTTCTGCGACGAATCGATCCACCTTTTCGTCGCCCGCGACCTGGCCCCGACCGGGCAGCGGCTCGAGGAGGGGGAACACATCACGGTCGAACCCCGCACCCTGGCCGAGTGTCTCGAAATGATCGAGACCGGGGAGATCGAGGACGCAAAGACGATTCTGGGGATTTTGTGGTACCGGATGAAATACGCCGCCCCCGGGGGCTCAAATTCTGGTTAA
- a CDS encoding ATP-dependent DNA helicase, with protein MCFEFGRSETLSTEIDEILGPGGAVARCLPSYENRPGQVRMAQAVAAAIEEGRHLCVEAGTGTGKTLAYLLPAIFSGKRVVISTATKNLQEQLFFKDVPFLEQALGRTLSVCYMKGRGNYLCLSKLEEIDKEAYLFTPHDPEYIRIIKDWARTTGTGDRAELRDLPEELPLWRLLDARRETCSGQKCRNFENCFVTLVRQLALESDIVIVNHHLFFADLSLRQGDFGAVLPDYAVLVFDEAHEIEDVATQYFGTMVSNYRIEELVRDAERALVETGSGSAYLSAQLARLSERSSAFFSCFLRREGRYALEPLGDAAGPRRGPGHGDILGEAYRGLLLQLDGVRKGLADLPVASESLEALVRRARELENELAEIMESDSDEHVYWCEIRGRGVFLWASPIDIAPLLGERLFSQVNSAILTSATLSTGGDFSFIKSRLGLGDAEELLLPSHFDFSRQAILYVPRALPEPREEGWVREASRELERILEASRGRAFVLFTSYAQMEQVYRSLRHRLRFPTMIQGEKSKSGLLDAFRSTPNAVLFATSSFWQGVDVQGEQLSSVIIDKLPFSVPSDPVVAARIARINAAGGNAFYQYQIPAATILLKQGMGRLIRSRADRGILALLDKRVLTKSYGKMFLKSLPPAPLTHDPATMEAFLREEPVF; from the coding sequence GTGTGTTTCGAATTCGGGCGGAGCGAGACATTGTCCACGGAAATTGACGAAATCCTGGGGCCGGGGGGCGCCGTTGCCCGGTGCCTTCCATCCTACGAGAACCGCCCGGGCCAGGTCCGGATGGCGCAGGCGGTGGCCGCCGCCATCGAGGAGGGCCGGCACCTCTGCGTGGAGGCGGGGACCGGCACCGGGAAAACCCTCGCCTACCTCCTCCCCGCCATTTTTTCGGGGAAGCGGGTGGTGATCTCCACCGCGACCAAGAACCTCCAGGAACAGCTCTTTTTCAAGGACGTTCCCTTCCTGGAGCAGGCGCTGGGGCGGACTTTGTCGGTCTGCTACATGAAGGGGCGGGGCAATTACCTCTGCCTCAGCAAGCTCGAGGAGATCGACAAGGAAGCCTATCTCTTCACCCCCCACGACCCCGAATACATCAGGATCATCAAGGACTGGGCGCGCACGACCGGGACCGGCGACCGCGCCGAACTCCGCGACCTGCCCGAGGAGCTGCCGCTGTGGCGGCTGCTCGACGCGCGGCGCGAAACCTGCTCGGGGCAGAAGTGCCGCAATTTCGAGAACTGCTTCGTCACCCTGGTCCGGCAGCTGGCGCTGGAGTCGGACATCGTCATCGTCAACCACCATCTCTTCTTCGCCGACCTGTCGCTGCGCCAGGGGGATTTCGGCGCCGTGCTCCCCGACTACGCCGTCCTGGTTTTTGACGAGGCGCACGAGATCGAGGACGTGGCGACCCAGTACTTCGGGACGATGGTGAGCAACTACCGGATCGAGGAACTGGTGCGGGACGCCGAGCGGGCGCTCGTCGAGACCGGGAGCGGCTCGGCCTACCTCTCGGCGCAGCTCGCGCGGCTGTCGGAACGCTCCTCGGCCTTCTTCTCCTGCTTCCTCCGCCGGGAGGGGCGGTACGCCCTGGAGCCGCTGGGGGACGCCGCCGGACCCCGGCGGGGGCCGGGGCACGGCGACATCCTGGGGGAAGCCTACCGGGGTCTCCTGCTGCAGCTGGACGGGGTGAGGAAGGGGCTCGCCGACCTCCCGGTCGCGAGCGAAAGCCTGGAAGCGCTGGTGCGCCGGGCGCGCGAGCTGGAGAACGAACTCGCCGAGATCATGGAATCGGATTCGGACGAGCATGTCTACTGGTGCGAAATCCGGGGGAGGGGGGTCTTTCTCTGGGCATCGCCCATCGATATCGCCCCGCTGCTCGGGGAGCGGCTCTTCTCGCAGGTGAACTCGGCCATCCTGACCAGCGCCACCCTGTCGACAGGGGGGGATTTCTCCTTCATCAAGTCGCGCCTCGGGCTTGGCGACGCCGAGGAGCTCCTCCTCCCCTCCCACTTCGACTTCTCCCGGCAAGCCATTCTTTACGTGCCGCGGGCGCTGCCGGAACCGCGGGAGGAAGGGTGGGTGCGCGAAGCCTCCCGGGAACTGGAGCGGATCCTCGAGGCCAGCAGGGGGCGCGCCTTCGTGCTCTTCACCAGCTACGCCCAGATGGAGCAGGTCTACCGCTCGCTCCGGCACCGGCTTCGATTCCCGACGATGATCCAGGGGGAGAAGAGCAAATCGGGGCTGCTGGACGCCTTCCGCTCCACGCCCAACGCGGTCCTGTTCGCCACGAGCAGCTTCTGGCAGGGGGTGGACGTGCAGGGGGAACAGCTGAGCTCGGTCATCATCGACAAGCTCCCCTTTTCCGTTCCCAGCGATCCGGTGGTCGCCGCGCGGATCGCGCGGATCAACGCCGCAGGCGGCAACGCCTTTTACCAATACCAGATCCCCGCGGCGA